A stretch of DNA from Bacteroidales bacterium:
GATATCATAGAATGGTTAGATCCGTCGAATGATACAATGATTCATCGTTTTGAAAGATATAATAACGAAATTAAATACGGTGCAAAGCTGGTAGTACGCGAATCACAGGTTGCAGTTTTCATCAATGAAGGTCAGGTTGCTGATGTATATCAGCCGGGCACGCATACTTTGGAAACTCAGAACATGCCGATACTTACCACGCTGAAAGGCTGGAAATACGGCTTTCACAGCCCGTTCAAAGCAGAAGTTTATTTCTGTAATACTAAAAATTTTACCGACTTAAAATGGGGAACTAAAAATCCAGTGATGATGCGCGATGCTGATTTTGGTGTTGTGCGTATACGTGCTTTCGGGAATTATGCAATGCGTATTAAGGATGCAGTGAAATTTATTAAAGAAGTTGCCGGAACCGATGGTTCATTCACAACCGATAAAATTACGGAACAACTTAAAAACATTGTGATGACAAGGTTTACCGACATTGTCGCTTCAAGTAAAATTCCGGTTCTCGACCTTGCTTCAAACTATGATGAGCTTTCAAAATTTGTTTATGATAGAATAGGTTCTGAATTTTTAGAATACGGAATTGAACTTTCAAAATTCTTAGTTGAAAATATTTCACTTCCTCCTGATGTGGAAGCTGCAATGGATAAAAGAACCAGCATGGGTGTTATTGGAAACCTCAATGCGTTCACGCAATACCAGACTGCAATGGGAATTGAAGAGGCAGCAAAAAATCCCGGTGGTAATGCAGGTGCCGGAATAGGCATGGGAATGGGCTTTGCCATGGCAAACCAGATGGGGCAGAACATGAATCAGAATCAGAATGTAAATCAGCAACAGCAAAACGTTCCGCCACCACCTCCTATAGTTCAATATTACGTTGCAGTGAATGGGCAACAAACAGGTCCGTTTGGTGAACAACAACTTGCACAAATGGCCCAGGGCGGACAATTAACCAAAGACTCATTAATCTGGAAAAATGGAATGGCTGCATGGACTGCTGCCGGACAGGTTCCTGAAGTTGCAAAACTTTTTACACAGGCTCCTCCACCGCTGCCTCCTCAATAGTAATAATAGAAGTATAGAACACGGATATGGCGGATGCAACGAATTTTCACGGATACAATCTGTGCTAATCAGTATAATCAGTGTCATCCGTGTTCTATTATTTATATTGGCATTTAATGATTTTTGTTTTAGCAATTCAATATGAAATATAATTATTAATAAACGAATAATAATTATGCAAGATCAAAACACTCCGGAAACCGCAACCAATCAGCAACTCAAATGTAAAGACTGTGGTGCATTTTTAAAATTTGCTCCGGGCACACATTCTCTAACATGCGAATATTGCGGTGCTTTGAACGAGATAGAAAAATCAACTGAGAAGGTTGAAGAAATTGATTTTGCAAGTTTTATTTCTGAAAAGCTTGCTAATGAAGAAAAGCAAAATATTGTAACCGTAAAATGTACAGAGTGTGGTGCATCAACTACATTAAAACCTAATGTTACTTCGGATATGTGTCCGTTTTGCGGAACAAGTCTGGTTGTTGCTAATGGAAGTACAAGCACTATATTAAAACCGAAATCGCTGCTTCCATTTATAATCACTCAGAAGCAGGGCTTTGAACTTTTCCGCACATGGATAAAAAAACTTTGGTTTGCACCGAATGCATTAAAAAAATATGTCAACAGCACCGACAAGTTCAATGGAATGTATATCCCTTACTGGACGTACGATTCCAATACCTCAAGTGATTATACCGGTGCTCGCGGAACATATTATTATGTAACCGAAACTTATACCGAAACTGAAAATGGTAAAACAGTCACCAAAACCCGTGAAGTGCGAAAGGTACGTTGGACGCCGGTTTCGGGACATGTGAATAATGCGTTTGATGATGTTCTTGTTGTTGCCAGCCAATCGCTGCCTGTAAAATATGCTGAAAAACTGGAACCATGGGATTTGAAAAACCTGATTCCTTATGACGATAAATATCTTAGTGGATTCCGAACAGAATGTTATCAGGTTGATGTAAAACAAGGCTTTGAAACAGCAAAAGTAAAAATGGATGTTGTAATCAGGCAAACAGTTAATAAAGATATTGGCGGTGATGAACAACAGGTATATTCAGTAAATACAAATTACAGCGACACAACTTTTAAACATATTTTGTTGCCGTTATGGATCAGTTCATACAGGTATAATAATAAAGTTTATCGGTTTCTTGTAAATGCACGCACAGGTGAGGTTCAGGGCGAACGTCCGTGGAGCGTATGGAAAATTATTTTCTTCTCGCTAGCATGTATTGCTGTTATTGCAGGAATAATTATTTTAGTAAATAATAAATAAGTTTAATAATATTTTTAAGGAGGTTAATAAAATGAAATCAGTTTATTTGTTTTTATGCACGTTAATTTTCTCAGGAGTTTCATTCTCGCAGAAAGTTTCAGAAACAGGTGACTCAATTAATAAAACCGATTCAAAAGGTTTTATGCAGGGATATTGGGAGGTGACGAATAATAACAATACAACAGAAAAAGGGTTTTATGTTAACAATGAAAAAGATGGTTCATGGTCAACATGTAATAAAAAAGGTATTGTTACAAAAGTTGAATCCTATAGAATGGGGAAGAAGAATGGTATAACACTAACATTAGATGATAACGGGTATTTAAAATCAGAATCATTTTATATCAATGATTTGTTACAGGGTTATTCCAGGACATATCTTGTCGGCGCCAGAATTGGAACGGAAATATTTTATAAAGATGGAATAATGAATGGGCGAAAAAGAGTTTATTATGAATCGGGAAAAATCCAGGAAGATGCCAATTTTAAAAATGGTTTGCGCGATAGCACTACCAAATGGTACAACGATAAAACCATTCCCATGGCAGAGTATTTTTATAGAAATGGTGTTTTTAATGGTGTGAATAAAACCTATTCCGATACCGGTAATGTTATTATTGAAGAAACATATTCCAATAACATACTTAACGGTGCTTACAAAGAATATTTCGATACTAAAGATAAAAAAGTAAAAGTCAGCGGAACCTACGTGAATGGCTTAAAAGAAGGTGCCTGGACGGAATACGATGAAACCGGAAAAGTTGTAAAAGAAACCATGTGGAAGAAAGGGCAGAAGAAATAAAGATTGAAATTGGAAATTGTGAAACTTGGTTGACAAGTTAGCAAGGCATAAGTAGAAAAAATTTGCGACTTCTATATTTATCGCGCGACTCCTGTCGCGTGACAAAATTAAATATTGCACTCGTCGGGAGACTATCGCGAACAGGGTTCATCCGGTCATTCTGAGTTCATCGAAGAATGGAGCGATGGCTCAAAGTCAATAGTTGATAGGTTGAGCGGCTGGGCTACTTATCCTATTCATGTCCGTCAACATTCTTTGGTTTTGAAATTCTTACTTTTGCCAATTCAGCTGGGCTTGGATTTTTAGAGCCAAATTCATGCTTTGCAAAACACATTTTTACAAGTAATGAAATTTCTCTTCGTTCTTCCTCTGTAATGAAATCAAAATTATATTTTGAAAGCAAAGCATTGTGGGTATCGTAAAGATAAAATGAGTTTTTCTGAAGTGACACGATATAATTTTGAATCTGCTTTCTCCACTCTCTGGGACGACAGAAAATTAATAACAGTGCTATTTTATGTTTCTTTCGTGCATCAGTTTCTTTTTCAAATTGCTCATACAGTAATGGAGCAATTTTGCTTGAATAAATATCGTCTTTGAAAAATCCAACCACATTAGTCATGTTGACTTGAATTATTCTTTTTACCCTAATTTCAAATGTGTCTCCGAAATCTCCATGTAGTGTAAAACTTTGTCCATCAAAACCAGCTTCACCTTTTGCAGCAAGAATAGGAGTTAAGGCAAGAAGGACATTTGATATTTGCTCCCAGCTCCTTAATATTTCTGAAAGAATTTCCCGTTTTGCTTCAGGCTTAACATAGTCGCTATTTCTTAGCGCCCTCGCAGATGCACTAATGTTTTGCATGAGATTATGTAAAGAGTATTCTTCAAAAAATGCCTGAATACTTTGATTGTAAGGTCGCATTTGATTGTAACTTCTATCGGCATGTTGGTCTTTGATATTGTCTGGTAATCCAGAGTTGAGAACACTTTCGCTTAATTGATTTTGAGCAGATTCAATTTGTTCCTCTGTGGGTTGCCAACGAATATGTGAGAAAACATCCATGTCTCCTGTTAATCTCACCTTGGAATTTACAATATCGCAAGTTTGCTTAATATCTTTAGTTAGAATTTCTAATGCATCAAGTTTATTTCTGTCAATGCCTGTGTAGAATTCAATGATTTCGGGGCATGCAGTATAATTTTTTGAAGTGAAAATATATTCGGCAAATGCAGGGTCGCTGTGCATTCTTCTCGCTGCAAAATAATAAACCCAAAAAGCAGCTCTAAACCCAAAATCAATTTCGTGCTTTACTATAATGTTGTTGGCAGCCAAAATATCAAATACAATTTCAATTTCTAAGTCAATCAGTTTTTCATTACAATATGACTTTAGGTCCTTAATAAATTCATCTCTAGTAAATGAAAACTTATGACTCTTAATCATCTTCTCGCAAAACCTTCCAAGAACATACTCGCAATCCTTTAAATCGGGTTTGGTTCTGTATCGTGGTAAGCCATCCATGTTAAAGAGAACAAATAGAACTTTTTCAATCATGTCAGTTCTATTGATTGGACTTTCGTCAAAATATTTTTCAGCGACTTTAAGAAGCGTAAAACAATTCATCGCTGTTCTATGAATGTTCAGCATTTCCAAGTCTGAAACTACTTTTGTCAGAACTTTGTCCTCTGCTCCAATTTCTCTTACTCTGTTGTATTCAGCAACTGCCTTTCTAATTTGTGTTCGTGGTAATGCCAATAAAAAGAGTGGATGAAATTTTCTTTCAATTTTTATATCGTGTTTTTCTTTCAAAAATTTCGCATCATCAATTCTATGCATCACGATTAGTGGAATGTCTTTGTATGAATCCGACAAGTTTTTTAATTTCCTTAAACTATCAACTTCATAATTGTTCCATGAATCAAGAATGATTGCTTTTACATCAGTAATTTTCATTCCCAAAGAATCTGCTTCCCGAACTGCTGCTTTATGAATGTTGTGAGATTTAGTTTCATCGGAATCAAGATATAACCATAAGTCGCCTTTTTCCCACGCTTCACAAACCAAATAGTGAGCTAAGCATGTCATTCCAAACTGTGGTGGAGCATTGATGACAAATGAATCAGGGTTGTAAATTAATTCTGAGATGTTAACTCTCTTGGTATAATTCTCATCAGGATTTTGAGAGATTTCATTCGTGTTACTCAATACTGGTTCCAACCAAATGATAGGTTGAGTGCTGAAAGCCTTAAGTGCTTTGTCTAATCGTTCTTTAAATTTTGCTCGGAGAACTTCAAATTGAACATTGCTTTTTGTTGTTTCATTTTTACTCTGTCCTTCTGATTTTAATAGATGGTCAGTTAATTGCCTTCTGAAAGTTTTTTCAAAATCTTGAACACCGCTATATGTCCAATAATATGTTCCCAACTCAGCGACTTTTTTCTTAAACGCTTCAATTTTATCAAGTTCAGTAGTATTTATTTCACTTTTCTTTGAAGGTAGCTCATCATTAAAGTAAAACATTATTTCAATTGGTTCCTTCCTTATTATTCTGTTGTAAGCGTTATTAAATTCTTCTTCAGTTCCTGAACCTGCTTTTTTTGTTTCAGTTCCAAATTTGTTGTTCATGATTCCAACAAAAACATGGTAGTCATTACCGAGCTGCTCATTAACTACCGATTGGCTATATTCACCTATGCTTGGTCTTGTGTTATGTTCCCACATCCTTTCTTCAATCACGAAGCCAAATTTTTCACCTATGCCTTTATTTAATTCTTCAAAAACTCTTAGGCAACATTCCCTTTCGCTTTTGGTGTCGCTTGGTGAAGCAACTAATATTTTGATTACTTTTTTTTCCATCTTAGTTTGGATTTATAATGTTCATTTAAATCTGTCAATTTAAAGTTAAAACTGTCCTCAAGCCTTGCCGCCAACGCTTGTATTATCCCATTAATTTTATTCCGTTTTTTATTTATCCATTTACAATTAAATGTAAAAGTATTAACAAATATATAGCTTTCTTTTTTTAAAAAAATAATTGATTAAAAAAATATATGTTGTATTAATTCGATAAACAATGTTGAAAGTTAAAGGGGTGAGCAGCTTGTTTAGTGGTAAGATTATGGTAATATGTTTTGTTTCTGCCAGCAGGAAAAATAAAAATCCCTGCAACGCAATGTTACAGGGATACCGGACTTGTTAAGCTGCACAAGCTATTTTTCTTCTTTTTCAATCCTCCTTCTGACCGGGCGCTTGTGTTCGCTTTTACGGATGCGTCCTACTTTTTCATACTCGTTGCTGTCGTGCCCGTAAACCGAAGCCACAGCATCAACTATCCGCAGGTTCATTTCACGCAAATCGGATTCTTTCTTCAGAAAATCGTTGAGGGCAGCATCGGTCTGTGAAAGCAGTTCGTTATAGCTGTCCAACATGTTTTCGATATCCTGGATGGCTGTTTCGTAAGTGGCAACCGATAAGTTATTACCAAAATCGATGGTTGCCGAAATTGCTTTAAGTCCTGCCAGCCTTTTCTTTGCGTTATCAATAACCTTGGAAGTTATTCTTTTTTTCCTTGACATATTAAACACCTCCTTTTTTTAAGAAGCCTTTTTCCCCGGCTTCCATATTATTAACGGATATAGATTGTGAAATATTGCCTGAACGGAGAAAATATGTTTGAAGCCGGAATTGAGAAGTGGAAATTGAAGGTTCTTTATTCAGTCTTCCTGCATCTGAATTTATAAACTAAATACTTCGGTCTTTGGACTTAGACTTCTGGTTTCTGACTTTTGATGTCGGAAGCAAATACTCATGCAGTAAGACCGGAATATACCAGCTACTATCGGAATGCTTTAATGTTCTTATTGAACTTTTATTTGTTTGAACCGGTTGAATTAATGTTCGGCTTGTTTGCCAAAGCAAACAAGCCGAACGTTAAAGTAAATAAACAGAATACTTATTTGGTTATATCAACTAACTAAACATTCGGGTTGTATACTAACGAAAACAGTTTATATGGTTACATAACAGCATCGAATATGAATGATTTCTGCCTGTTCGATTTTTTAATGTTAAAATTTGGATATATATGATATTGTTTAATATATTCGTTCCATTATTAAATTAACAGTTCAGTAAATTTTTAGTAAATTTTGGGCTAAAGCCTAATTTCATTGAGTTTTATTAACCCCGACCTTAAGGTCGGGGCTATTATGAAACCCACAATTATCAAGGATTTTAGTCCTTACATAAAAAAATTACCGAACTATTGAAATAAAGAGTTTAAATTTATTATTTTGTAAAATATAAAATCTGTTTTATTTACCCAAAAAAATTCTGTCATAAAATGAAAAAGCTTTTATTTGTTTTTGTAGCGCTAATGGTTTATTCCGGTGGAAATCTTATTGCACAGGCTGATTGTTCGGGAGGGCGTTATCTTGATAGCCTTTTTTCCGTTGATGTTACAAATGATATAGTTTATGGTCATAACTATAATTACCTTGGAATTTATTCTACCTTAAAGATGGATGTTTACCAGCCGCATGGCGATGTGGCAGAAAAACGCCCTTTGATAATTATTGCTCCCGGTGGTAGTTTTATTTTTGAGGATAAACAGGATTATACAACAGTTACATTGTGT
This window harbors:
- a CDS encoding toxin-antitoxin system YwqK family antitoxin; its protein translation is MKSVYLFLCTLIFSGVSFSQKVSETGDSINKTDSKGFMQGYWEVTNNNNTTEKGFYVNNEKDGSWSTCNKKGIVTKVESYRMGKKNGITLTLDDNGYLKSESFYINDLLQGYSRTYLVGARIGTEIFYKDGIMNGRKRVYYESGKIQEDANFKNGLRDSTTKWYNDKTIPMAEYFYRNGVFNGVNKTYSDTGNVIIEETYSNNILNGAYKEYFDTKDKKVKVSGTYVNGLKEGAWTEYDETGKVVKETMWKKGQKK
- a CDS encoding SPFH domain-containing protein — encoded protein: MGLINKIKGEFIDIIEWLDPSNDTMIHRFERYNNEIKYGAKLVVRESQVAVFINEGQVADVYQPGTHTLETQNMPILTTLKGWKYGFHSPFKAEVYFCNTKNFTDLKWGTKNPVMMRDADFGVVRIRAFGNYAMRIKDAVKFIKEVAGTDGSFTTDKITEQLKNIVMTRFTDIVASSKIPVLDLASNYDELSKFVYDRIGSEFLEYGIELSKFLVENISLPPDVEAAMDKRTSMGVIGNLNAFTQYQTAMGIEEAAKNPGGNAGAGIGMGMGFAMANQMGQNMNQNQNVNQQQQNVPPPPPIVQYYVAVNGQQTGPFGEQQLAQMAQGGQLTKDSLIWKNGMAAWTAAGQVPEVAKLFTQAPPPLPPQ